Within Suricata suricatta isolate VVHF042 chromosome 12, meerkat_22Aug2017_6uvM2_HiC, whole genome shotgun sequence, the genomic segment TATCTTGcagagacattttaattttagcccAATGAGACTCATTTTTGGTACTGACCTCCAGACCTGGaagagtagaattttttttcctttaatccttTAGTGTGGTGACTGGtaatagcagcaataggaaagtGACAAATCATTTATCcaatagaatttttaaagaaaaatcaaatgaagtTTATCAACTCAATTCCCTCCCTGGAGTAAGAGCATTTAGTGTTGAAACCCTACTTAAGTAGCTGAAATGAAATCTACAGTCAACTTGAAGATATTCAGCCCTATTAGCTGGAACAGAGAATTTCTTGCATAAGTGTAAATGTTGTTCTGTCTTGGAGGCCTCTGGGCATCAggatgggagaagacatttattGTTAAAATAGAGACCACTCTTTTTACTCTAACTTTATTGTCTAAATTTCTACATTTGTGGAATTCCATGTTAATGCAAACCTTccgttttttccctttttttaccCTCCATGGTCTCTGAAGCTTTCTTTCAACACAACAGATAGGTTATATTGAGTTATAATGAGCGTTATGAATCTtgtgcatgtacacatatatgtaagtgagtgtgtgttttgttagaaaaatatacataatacacaTACATTTGCATACACACAACCCTTACTCTTGAACATTCTTTAGACCCAACAAGCATTTCTACAGTTTTCGTCTTTCCTCATCACATCCTTTGAAGTTAGGTTTATTCTTCCACATTAccttcagaagaaaatgaaggttaGAGGGATTACATCCTACCAATTGCATAATAAAGTAGTTAAAACTTCCTGTGCATCTTCTTAAGTTCTATAGAACCATGTGGAATATACCCATGATTTTTCGATGACTCACTTAATTTCTAaatttgtacactttaaatatgtacagtttgcCTTATGTAATAAACTCCCAATAAATTAATTAGCATTAACAAATTCTAGTGTTGCATGACTCAGCATCAGATCTGGAGCACAATTAGCTGAGACACACCCAACAGGGTGGGAGAACTCTTTCTGCCATGAAAAAGCAAAGGTTCACATGTGGATATTAAAAAAGAGTGAAGTGAAATTAAGACAATTCACATTTGACAAACTCATTCTAGAAGATTAGCCTACATTTATGAAAGGAGTGTAATGATATAAATTAGTTCAAGATAAAAGAGGATGACAGTCTCTTGGTTCATGATTGAGCCTTAGAAATAAAAGGTAGAGATTCACACCCACTTACAGACTCATAGGAGCCCAGCAGAGATAAGAACAACTCCCTACCCTACATTTCCCTTTGATAATAAAGACATTGTACTAAGCTTGTTATTTGAGGATGCTTTGTATGCAGCTATAGTAACTGATATAATAAGCAAATCAGGTAGAAGTAAGAGCATTTGTCATAATCTGACTCATTTTATTATAGGCATTTCTGATACGTAACATCCACGGTTACTCTGTTTTCAAGCTAATCTCACttaactgtattaaaaataacctCACTGAGCTCCATTGAGATAACATGGAAAGTTTAGAACGACATGCATATTTGCACAAAGCCTGTGACTCTGAATTACATACCTAGACAGGAATCCACACTTGCCTGTGAGTCATCCAGTGATTTGGAAGAAGGCATATAATGGAAGATACTCATATCGTTCCCTTTAGTGGTTGCTGCCCCTTTAGTGGTTATGGCAAAATTTCGAATAGTGGGACACATTTCatttagagaaagggaaggaatcaTATTTGTATGTGGCACTGGGAAACTTCAGAAAccagaaaatgatttaataaaaccCCAAACATGCCACCAGCCTTTCATAATAACGAATACACCTTACAATGGACCCCTTTATCCCATAATTCAATGAGTAGATGAAGTGCctgtgaaagaaatattttgcataGCAATAATGTGtgattcaaaatttttcttttttatacataaaGCCAAGCTTGACTCTTAGGCCAAAAATATATCAGTCTTTCCCCCCCAATGCTTATCTTTCTATGGAGATATTCTTGGAAACGTGTgcagtattataatttttttgccAGTGACTAGGGTAAGCATGGTGGAGGCAAGCTGTTGTACAGAACAGGATCTTACTGTATAGAAAAATCTCCATTTTCAGACATAACAACGTGTGATCCAAAGTCTACATTATCAGGAAGAGCAGTTAAGGTAGTGATATACGAAACAATGGTGTTCACAAGAGTGAAGCCCTGTGGCCTTAGATCTTTCTCCCTTATAGACTTATGTAAATAGCTGTGGTGGCCAAGAGTAGATTTTCATTGGAGTAGTATAACTCATGACCGGGTTTTATTCATTCAAGCAAAAAAAACACGTACTCACTATGATATATTATATTTGAGAGGAAATTATTATTAACTGATCAATGcagttctttaaaataagtgaaaatttccaaatatttcacagTCAATGGGAGAATAACATTGGAAGGGTaggaaaaacaaagggaaatcTCTTGGATATCAGAGATAGCACAAAGCTTGATAGGGTGATTTACATAATGTGTACAGAGAggctgaaacaaacaaacaaacaaaattccaggaaaaaaatagaagaggcatGTCCTGCTTCCACAATTGGATCAAAGAATCTCAACATTTGGCTGAGGCCCTTGGCCCTGAATTATGGGCACTTATTCAGCCCGGGACAGTTTGCCCTTTTGTAGCTACCATCCCAAAGAATCTCCTCAGAGcctcttttatgtctttgttcctcaggctgtagatgaaggggttcagcatgggtgtAACCACTGTGTACATCACTGAGGCTGTGGCACTTGAGTGTGAGCTCTGGGTAGCAGCAGAACTAAGGTACACCCCTAAGCTTGTACAACAAAATAAAGAGACCACTGAGAGGTGAGATGCACAGGTAGAAAATGCTTTATACTTGCCCTGAGCTGATGAGATCCCATGTATGGAAGAAACTATCTTAAAGTAAGAGCAAATGATCCCAATGAAGGGACCTCCACCCAGCAATATAGCTACAAAATATACCACCATGTTGTTGACAAAGGTGTCAGAACAGGCAAGTTGGATCATCTGATTGAGTTCACAGTAAAACTGGGGGATTTCTAAGACTGTACAGAAGGACAGCCGCAGCACCATTAAGCTTTCTAACAAGGAATGCAGGGCACTTAGGACCCAGGACACCAGAACCAGCAGTCCACAGAGCCGGGGGCTCATGATGACCATGTAGTGCagggggtgacagatggccacaaaccggtcataggccatcacagtcAAGAGAAACATGTCTAAACCTGCAAAGACTGTGAAAAGGTACATCTGAGTGATGCATCCTGCATAGGTTATGACTTTGCTCTGAGTCTGGATGTTCCACAGCATCTTtgggatggtggtggaggtgaagcagatgtctACAAAGGACAGGTTggcgaggaagaagtacatgggtgtgtgaaGTTGGGagtcagagctgatggccaataTGATGAGCAAGTTTCCAAACACAGTGATCAGGTACATGGAAAGGAACGTCCCAAATATGAGGGGCTGCAGTTGTGGTTCTTCTGAAAATCCCAtaagaagaaattctgaaattcctGTATCATTTTCTGGGTCCATGTAGTGGAGGTNNNNNNNNNNNNNNNNNNNNNNNNNNNNNNNNNNNNNNNNNNNNNNNNNNNNNNNNNNNNNNNNNNNNNNNNNNNNNNNNNNNNNNNNNNNNNNNNNNNNAGCTGATGGCCAATATGATGAGCAAGTTTCCAAACACAGTGATCAGGTACATGGAAAGGAACGTCCCAAATATGAGGGGCTGCAGTTGTGGTTCTTCTGAAAATCCCAtaagaagaaattctgaaattcctGTATCATTTTCTGGGTCCATGTAGTGGAGGTGACTACCAGTAAAGGGGAAAATAACATGacaaaatttcacataaatgggcATGGCTTCCATTGTTCAAATGgtacaatttatatttatagtcaATAATGTTATTTCAATATTTGTGAATGGATTTCAGGGGATGACTGTTTCCTTTCTGATTAGGAATTTTCATCCCAACATCAGTTTCCCCAATGGCTAGGTAGCATAGTGTTAATAACAGATTAATTCAAACGTTTGAGAAATATATAGAGTGCTGATCATATTTTCAACATTCTGAGTCATAAAGTAGAAGGGAATTGATGAGGAAAAGTACCTACAATTCATTTATGGTGAttagatatacatgtatataaaaatgaaatgtacctGAGATCAGGACAAagactatgaagaaaatgaaggcaaGCAAATGAGTGGATGGAGTGTTATGTTGAGTGTTCAGTCAAGACTGGCTAAGAAGGCTGGTCCTTCTGGAAATCGGCAGAGGGtccagccagtgcaaaggccctgaggaaaTGCTTTTATGCCCCCTGAAAATCAAGGCTCAGAAGGAAGCCAGTGTATTGAGGGGAATGGACAAGAGGCAATGTTGTGAATTTTGTAGAAATATGTGGTCTCACAGCTGCTTAATGCTCAAGACACAGGGAGTTCCTCGTCCACGCTATAAATCTCTTGGACTTCATTAATCTGATTACTGTGGTGTCTTGTCGATCTTCTTAGTATCACACCCAATATCCTGAGAAAACACCTCAGGGCCTGTCATATTGGATGAGATTGGAATTTTTAACAGGCAGCAAAGAGGCACGTTCTAATTTTGCTGTTAGTATTGTGACGTGTCATAACGTTCCAGGAGACtgtgaagacatttaaaaatattaaaatatagatatactCAGGGTACCTGACTGGATCAGTTAGTGGAGCTGAAAAGTCTTGAGCTTGGGGTTGaaagttcaagtctcatgttgggtgtggagtttatttttaaaaactatcttaaCGATATACATATTCTTTAACTCAGGGTTTTCAGTCTCTGCAGTATGGACATTCTGGGCAACGTCCTCCTCTGTGGTAGGGAGTTTTATGTGCACAGTAGTTCGTTTAGAGCATCCATGGCCTCCATGCACCCCTCTCCAGTGTGACAACTCCATATGTCTTTGAACATTGCTTATTTTCCCCTGGGGCACAAAATCACCTTTGGCTGAAAAACATAgtttatctattaaaaatattgtgtagCATTGATATAATAGTAATGtaatgtgaaaaaatatgaaagactatCTAAAGGGAAATGGCACAGTCATATGGGTGTTGAAATaatgaatcaggggcacctggctggctcagtcagcatccTGTGCACATTTTGATCTTGGAattgtgagttcaaccccacattgggggtagaggttacctaagaaaatctttaaaaaagaatggatcaGCATTACACTTGTTGACTAGAGGGACGTGTGTGTGTCAGAAGGACTTGGAGAGAATAGCTAGGAGAGCAATTGTGcctgaacttaaaaaatacttgcaTTGGTGTCTTTTTATACATTTGAGTTGaaagtgtgtgaatgtgtatgtgtgcacaacaaagaatgtttttaaaaaagaaataatcacttTGGAAAGAAATAGTGAAATGCACTTAGGTTAAGCAGAATGACTCAAAACCATTGCAGGAAACAAAATTTAAGGAAGGCCCTAAATCAACTTCtgaacaaaaagatttaaaagaataagaacttAATGATCTAATTTAGATTTCCAAGGACTCAGaataaaagattatgaaaaagTCTTTTCATGTGGAGAGGAAGCAATAtctaaggttttaattttatctcaCATAAAGATATAGGGACCAATCATGTTTTGTAAGGCAAAGGTGATTCATTAAGTGTAAAAAACAATACCTTCCAAGTGATgtaatttccattttagaaatagaTCCATTAATAAAAGGCTAAAAAGAACAATTATGGAAGACAGAGATGTGAAAACTAGTTGGAAATATGTAGAAAGGGTGACTTAAGAGCATAAATCTGCAGGACATTTATCGTCATTTTGtgcaaagcaggttctgtgacaGATCGATtcttctagcaaaaaaaaaaaataaagaaataaacatagaaaaacacAGCGGAGAGAGTATATTATGACTAAGTCACAGATTCTACTGCACAAAATTTACACACTCTCACACATTCTGCACAAATAATTCTACatatcataaaaaatgaaatttcaagtaGCCAAATTGGTGAAATAAATGGTAATTCTTTGTTTGAAAGGATGGGataaaaaacaggaataaaaccACTCTGACTCCACTATGCAAACAGTAAGGACTCCCATAGAAAATTTTCAATAGAGAAAGTGGGTGGCTAGCTAACGCAGAATATATTCAGGCTCAAGGTAATGAAATAATTGTAAAGGAACCTCACTAGCATACCCCATTTCatatcatacatttaaaattctttttttaaaaaatgttaaaaaaatgtttatttgtttgtttcaatagaCACAGAGTGAACACCAGTCCGTAATGGGCAGAGCAAGAGAAGTACACAGAAGGGCCCTGTTAGGGCAAAGCCCAACTAAGggggctcaatcctgtgaaccttcagatcataacctgagctaacatcaagtcagacacttgagactcaaccacccaggtgcgccttaaattttttatttgaatactcAAGAGAGAGACGGTGCTGTGATATGCATGTTTCAAGTACTGCTTTGCAAGGATGTACTTGGAAGAATTCTTTCATTTGGATTTTTCTCATCAGTATGGAAATATAGTATAATATGTCTCATCTTAAAATTGAAAAGACATGCCCTCACATCAGTGTATATCTCTATACAGCTAATACTTGACTTTTCTACTCTGGGTAATTACAAAGCTCCTTGGTCTTAGGTTCTACTTTTATGTTTCCCGTCCCTGGTCAATGTGGATCTCCATTATTATCATTGAGTTGTTGACGTGAAACCTTGCAGTTCTGAGTTCACTATTTACTTctagataaaaatcttctgcaaggcaaaggaaacaatcaaaaaaactaacaggcaaccgacagaatgggaaaagatagtggcaaatggcatatcagataaagggctagtatccaaaatatacaaggacctcactaaactccatacatgaaaaatgaatgatccagtgaagaaaggggcagaagacatgaatagacaattctccaaagaggacatccagatggcctacaggcacatgaaacgatgctcagcatcactcattatcagggaaattcaaatcaaaaacacactgagataccaccgcacaccagtcagagtcgctaaaatgaacaaatcaagagaatatagaggctggcgaggatgtggagaaacaggcacactcctatactgttggtgggaatataaactggtgcagctgctctggaaaacagtgtggaggctcctcaaagaactatcgatagaacttccttatgacccagcaatagcacttctaggtatttatccaaaggatacagtagtgctgatgcgtaggagaACTTGTtcgccaatgttcatagcggcactttctacaatagccaaatcatggacagagcttaaatttccatcaactgatgaatggatcaagaagacgtggtatatatatatacaatggagtactaaatggcaatgaggaagaatgaaatatggacatttgtagcaaagtggatggaccttgagggtgtcatgctaagcgaaatgagtcaggcagagaaggacagataccatatgtttgcattcataggtctaagaggagagacctggcaggggaccatggggaaaggaagggggaaagagagcgggggagagtgagggacacagatcaagggagactactgaatactgaaaacgcaccgtggactgaagggggaggaggagggaagaggggggtgatggtcatggtagggggcacttgtggggagaagcactgggtgttatatgaaaaccaatttgacaataaagtattaaaaatatttacttctatttATAGTGTCATAAATCCATTAATCAACTAATCATTCAATCAACTTATTAATCAAACTGGCAAACAACTACAGCAATCTCCCAGCTCTGGCTGGGCTAGATTGGCTCTCAGGTGACCACAGAAAAATGTTTCTGACCTTACTTTCGTTCACCTTCTCCTGCAGTACTTCCTAGGATGTAAAACTCATCTAATTTGTGGGAGGGGAGGTCTCTGAGAGGAAGGTCTCTACATGCAACTCAAAATACCTACCTCATTGGATGGTAGAGAATGAAGCTCTGTCCCCAGTCAAGAGAGCAGGGACGGGTGGAACTTCAGTGCTCAATCCAGACTCAGGACTGCAATAGAAATGACCATCTCTTATCTGGTCTGAAATGTCACACACTGTGGGGCTGCTGCAGAGGAGGTATTTAATGCCTCTTAGGTCTGTGCATTAGACACAGTTCCTTGatgtttctcccttctctctcccttgatTTCCCTGAGGAACACTAGTGTGGACAGAAGGgaaattgttttcttctgtagAATTTCTGTTCCTAGGAGACTGGGCGATAAGCCATCTGAAGCCAGTTTTTCTTACTCCTTATCTGTCACTTCTGACTTTTAGAGATCTAAACTCTCAGCACCTTATCCCAATCCAGAGAGGGCATTTTATCCTGTTGAGGGCTGAGAAATCAGTCTTTAATAGAGCCCCTGGATTCTTCAAAGCATTGATTGTGGTTGAAACATAGCTCCTGATATCTTTAGAAAgtcatttttcccattttcaacAGAGATGTGAAGTTTGTTCCTTTGATATAAAGCCTGGAACACTAACCTCGTGGGCTTCAGGACAGTTTTTTCAAAGCAAGTTAGGGATTTCACTCTCATATCACAAGTTCAGAGCCAGTACtgaaaataccattaaaaatgtttgtttagtgtAAGAGATATGTTTAGATAGATATTCTTATACACAACAATCCAAATTTGGGATCTTCTAGGAATTGCCTGATGAACTTTTATAAAAGTCCATTGTGTGATGAAGTACTCTTTTGAACTGCATTCCCCATGCAGAAATGGGGTTTGAAGAATTTAGTGATCTTCTCAAGGTTGGTTGCAGAAAGGGGTTGGTACTGATTGGATTCTTTCAGAATGTTCCATTTTTGCAAGCTCTGTGCCCATGATTCCCACCCAGAGATGAGTCTTTCCCTTTGACCTGTTTGGCAATGTCTGTGGGATGCTGCTAAACCTCTGCAATGAGCTAGGCAGCTCCCAACACCAATTATCATTGAAAATGGGAGAACA encodes:
- the LOC115274373 gene encoding olfactory receptor-like protein OLF4; protein product: MPIYVKFCHVIFPFTGSHLHYMDPENDTGISEFLLMGFSEEPQLQPLIFGTFLSMYLITVFGNLLIILAISSDSQLHTPMYFFLANLSFVDICFTSTTIPKMLWNIQTQSKVITYAGCITQMYLFTVFAGLDMFLLTVMAYDRFVAICHPLHYMVIMSPRLCGLLVLVSWVLSALHSLLESLMVLRLSFCTVLEIPQFYCELNQMIQLACSDTFVNNMVVYFVAILLGGGPFIGIICSYFKIVSSIHGISSAQGKYKAFSTCASHLSVVSLFCCTSLGVYLSSAATQSSHSSATASVMYTVVTPMLNPFIYSLRNKDIKEALRRFFGMVATKGQTVPG